AAAGAATGAAGAAATTTGACGAAGAATTCAAAGCCAATGCAGTTCGTTTAGTCAGAGAAGAAAGGATGAAAATCAAAGACGTGGCACATGATTTAGGAATTGGTAAATCAACGCTTAGCTACTGGTTAGGACTCAATCGAAAGGGAGAGCTTATCAAAACGGCAAGTCAAAAAAAAGAAGATGAAGATATGAGAAAACTCAGAAAAGAGAATCGCATCTTAAAAGAGGAAAGAGACATCCTAAAAAAAGCCATGGGCATCTTCTCATCAATGTCAAAAGCAGATACAGAATTATGAAA
The window above is part of the Candidatus Neptunochlamydia sp. REUL1 genome. Proteins encoded here:
- a CDS encoding transposase; this encodes MKKFDEEFKANAVRLVREERMKIKDVAHDLGIGKSTLSYWLGLNRKGELIKTASQKKEDEDMRKLRKENRILKEERDILKKAMGIFSSMSKADTEL